From a single Paramisgurnus dabryanus chromosome 17, PD_genome_1.1, whole genome shotgun sequence genomic region:
- the dicer1 gene encoding endoribonuclease Dicer, with the protein MAGLQLVTPASSPMGPFFGLPWQQEAIHDNIYTPRKYQVELLEAALEHNTIVCLNTGSGKTFIAVLLIKELSHQIRGEDGRRTIFLVNAASSVVQQASTVRTHSDLQVGDYMSEEMTSWPEEMWNRELIENQVLVMTCHIFLHVLRKGVLPLSKINLLIFDECHLAITDHPYLEIMKVCEGCPGCPRILGLTASILNGKCDPCDLEEKIQNLEKILQSNAETATDLVVLDRYASQPREVVLDCGLYQDDSGLTERLLRELDEALHFLNDCNLTAHREDRDPTFISKQVLNDCRAVLTVLGPWCADKAAGIMVRELQKYIKHEQEELNRKFLLFTDTILRKIHALCEEHFSPASLDLKFVTPKVIKLLDILHEYKPFERQQFESVEWYNNRNQDNYVSWSDSEDDDEDEEAEAKEKPEANFPSPFTNILCGIIFVERRYTAVVLNRLIKEAGKQDSELAYISSNFITGHSIGKNQPRNKQMEVEFRKQEEVLRKFRAHETNLLIATSIVEEGVDIPKCNLVVRFDLPTEYRSYVQSKGRARAPVSNYIMLADSKRTKSFNEDLKTYKAIEKILRNKCSKSAECSDFELESENDDDNVLPPYVLRSEDGGPRVTINTAIGHINRYCARLPSDPFTHLAPKCKTRELKTGGYQSTLFLPINSPLRVPVLGPTMSCARLAEKAVALLCCEKLHKIGELDDHLMPVGKETVKYEEELDLHDEEETNVPGRPGSTKRRQCYPKAIPECLRGCYPVPEQPCYLYVIGMGLTTPLPDELNFRRRKLYPPEDTTRCFGILTAKPIPRIPHFPVYTRSGEVTISIELKKSGFTLSAEQLELITRLHQYIFSHILRLEKPALEFKPTEADSAYCILPLNVVEDSNTLDLDFKFMEEIEKSEARIGIPSTQYTKQNPFVFKLEDYQDAVIIPRYRNFDQPHRFYVADVYTDLTPLSKFPSPEYETFAEYYKTKYNLDLSNVNQPLLDVDHTSSRLNLLTPRHLNQKGKALPLSSAEKRKAKWESLQNKQILVPELCAIHPIPASLWRKAVCLPSILYRLHCLLTAEELRSQTAIDAGVGAQTLPPDFRYPNLDFGWKKSIDSKSFISCPSTCMEDDDHCKHDTSSDSDHTAQEGCNTEASEPLDGALPCKNCNTPDEKLDNVLPVTDLQMPNKDQSNCNLPNGDRGGDHLPHTCDICQCSQPGSESDLSTQTTTSAQVWLSPAGEPQSRPGDECNPGVNSDLCDGHVKKPTSYCCPKPEMATSTTAPSTVSSEILTYSSACEHPAWDSPKTLGPNPGLILQALTLSNASDGFNLERLEMLGDSFLKHAITTYLFCTYPDAHEGRLSYMRSKKVSNCNLYRLGKKKGLPSRMVVSIFDPPVNWLPPGYVVNQDKSSTDKWDSDENKDLANGKVSEDEEEDEDVDVEPFKDEVNVEDELEYYSEHIKFIDTMLMGSGAFGKKISLHPADPGNEWKAPKKSHNTHFSPEGGPDEFDYSSWDAMCYLDPSKAGEEDDFVVGFWNPSEENCGTDIGKQSISYDLHTEQCIADKSIADCVEALLGCYLTSCGERAAQLFLCSLGLKVLPGEQQSSGRSAELQYGRLKIPPRCMFEHPDAERTLNHLISGFKNFEKKINYTFKNKAYLLQAFTHASYHYNTITDCYQRLEFLGDAILDYLITKHLYEDPRQHSPGVLTDLRSALVNNTIFASLAVKYDYHKYFKAVSPELFHVIDDFVQFQLEKNEMQGMDSELRRSEEDEEKEEDIEVPKAMGDIFESLAGAIYMDSAMSLETVWQVYYPMMRPLIEKFSANVPRSPVRELLEMEPETAKFSPAERTYDGKVRVTVEVVGKGKFKGVGRSYRIAKSAAARRALRSLKANQPQVQNN; encoded by the exons ATGGCTGGCCTACAGCTGGTGACCCCTGCCTCCTCACCCATGGGGCCTTTCTTCGGTCTCCCATGGCAACAGGAAGCGATCCATGACAACATATACACACCAAGGAAATATCAG GTTGAACTTCTTGAAGCAGCTCTTGAACACAATACTATAGTCTGCTTAAACACTGGCTCAGGGAAGACTTTTATCGCAGTGCTCCTAATAAAGGAACTCTCCCATCAAATCCGTGGAGAAGATGGGAGGAGAACCATTTTCCTGGTGAATGCAG CATCATCTGTGGTTCAGCAGGCATCTACTGTCCGAACCCACTCCGATCTCCAGGTAGGCGACTACATGTCTGAAGAAATGACATCATGGCCTGAGGAGATGTGGAACAGAGAGCTGATAGAGAATCAG GTGCTGGTGATGACGTGTCACATCTTCCTACATGTGTTAAGGAAAGGAGTCTTGCCACTATCAAAAATCAACCTGCTGATTTTTGACGAATGCCACCTCGCAATCACAGACCATCCTTATCTGGAAATAATGAAG GTTTGTGAAGGTTGCCCAGGCTGTCCCCGGATTCTGGGTCTAACCGCTTCCATTTTAAATGGCAAATGTGACCCCTGTGACCTGGAGGAAAAGATTCAGAACCTGGAGAAGATCCTGCAGAGCAATGCAGAAACCGCCACTGATCTTGTGGTGCTGGACAG ATATGCGTCCCAGCCTCGTGAAGTGGTGCTAGACTGTGGGCTGTACCAGGATGACAGTGGTCTCACTGAGAGACTTCTGAGAGAGCTGGACGAAGCCCTACATTTTCTTAATGACTGCAACTTAACTGCTCATCGGGAAGACAGAGATCCCACATTCATCTCCAAACAG GTGCTGAATGACTGCCGAGCCGTGTTAACGGTGCTAGGCCCGTGGTGTGCCGATAAAGCTGCCGGGATCATGGTTCGCGAGCTGCAGAAATACATCAAACATGAACAGGAGGAGCTGAATCGCAAATTCCTACTGTTCACGGATACCATTCTGAGAAAAATCCACGCCTTGTGTGAGGAGCATTTCTCGCCAGCTTCCCTGGACCTGAAGTTTGTTACTCCAAAAGTCATCAAACTTCTGGATATCCTCCACGAGTACAAGCCTTTCGAACGGCAGCAGTTCGAGAGCGTGGAGTGGTATAACAATCGCAATCAGGATAATTATGTTTCTTGGAGCGATTCtgaggatgatgatgaagatgaggaGGCAGAGGCAAAGGAGAAGCCCGAGGCAAATTTTCCCTCGCCGTTCACCAACATCCTCTGTGGAATCATCTTTGTGGAAAGGAGATATACAGCGGTTGttttaaacag ACTTATTAAGGAGGCAGGCAAGCAGGACTCAGAGTTGGCCTACATCAGTAGCAACTTCATCACAGGTCACAGTATTGGCAAGAACCAACCCCGCAACAAACAAATGGAGGTGGAGTTCAGAAAACAAGAAGAG GTCCTGAGAAAGTTCAGAGCCCATGAAACCAATTTGCTCATCGCAACCAGCATTGTGGAGGAAGGCGTTGATATTCCGAAGTGCAATTTGGTCGTTCGGTTTGACCTGCCGACGGAGTACCGATCGTATGTGCAATCCAAAGGCCGCGCCCGCGCTCCGGTCTCCAATTACATCATGCTGGCTGACAGCAAACGGACAAAATCATTCAATGAGGACCTCAAGACCTATAAGGCCATAGAGAAG ATCCTTAGAAACAAGTGTTCAAAATCAGCAGAATGCAGTGATTTTGAATTGGAGTCAGAGAACGATGACGACAACGTCCTCCCGCCTTACGTCCTGCGGTCGGAGGATGGCGGCCCCCGCGTTACAATTAATACGGCCATCGGTCACATCAACag ATACTGTGCGCGATTGCCCAGTGACCCGTTTACTCACCTTGCTCCAAAGTGTAAAACCAGGGAGCTGAAGACTGGAGGTTATCAGTCCACACTCTTCCTTCCCATCAATTCTCCACTTCGAGTTCCTGTCCTC GGTCCAACAATGAGCTGTGCAAGACTTGCAGAGAAAGCTGTCGCTCTTCTCTGCTGTGAAAAGCTACACAAAATTG GCGAGCTGGATGATCATTTGATGCCTGTGGGGAAGGAAACTGTGAAGTATGAAGAGGAGCTGGACTTGCATGATGAAGAAGAAACTAATGTGCCAGGAAGACCGGGTTCAACCAAACGGAGACAGTGTTACCCGAAAGCC ATACCAGAGTGTTTGCGGGGTTGTTACCCTGTACCAGAGCAGCCTTGCTATTTGTACGTAATTGGGATGGGCCTCACCACCCCTCTTCCGGATGAGCTTAACTTTCGCCGGAGAAAGCTGTATCCGCCAGAAGACACCACCCGATGCTTTGGCATTCTCACAGCTAAACCAATACCTCGG ATCCCTCACTTCCCTGTGTACACGCGTTCCGGTGAGGTGACCATCTCGATCGAGCTGAAGAAGTCCGGCTTCACCCTGAGTGCCGAGCAGCTGGAGTTGATCACTCGCCTGCACCAGTACATCTTCTCTCACATCCTCCGCCTGGAAAAGCCAGCGCTGGAGTTCAAACCCACAGAGGCGGATTCTGCCTACTGCATTCTACCTCTCAACGTCG TTGAGGATTCCAATACCTTAGACCTTGATTTCAAATTCATGGAAGAGATTGAAAAGTCTGAAGCACGCATTGGCATTCCAAGCACACAGTACACCAAGCAAAACCCATTTGTTTTCAAACTGGAGGACTACCAAGATGCCGTCATCATTCCAAG GTATCGTAATTTCGACCAGCCGCATCGCTTTTACGTGGCTGACGTTTACACAGACCTCACCCCGCTCAGTAAATTCCCCTCCCCGGAATATGAGACTTTCGCTGAGTACTACAAAACTAAGTACAACCTCGACCTGTCCAATGTTAACCAGCCGCTGTTGGATGTGGACCACACATCTTCAAG ATTGAATCTTTTAACTCCCCGGCACCTTAATCAAAAAGGGAAAGCCCTTCCTCTAAGCAGCGCAGAAAAGAGAAAGGCCAAGTGGGAAAGCCTGCAAAACAAACAG ATTTTAGTTCCGGAGCTCTGTGCCATTCATCCTATTCCTGCCTCGTTGTGGAGGAAAGCCGTCTGCCTTCCCAGCATCCTCTACAGACTTCACTGCCTCCTGACGGCCGAAGAGCTGCGATCTCAGACAGCCATAGACGCAGGTGTAGGGGCTCAGACCCTGCCTCCTGACTTCAG GTATCCTAATTTGGATTTCGGATGGAAGAAATCCATCGACAGCAAGTCTTTCATTTCCTGTCCCAGCACATGCATGGAAGACGACGATCACTGTAAGCACGATACAAGCTCAGATTCAGACCACACTGCCCAGGAGGGCTGCAACACGGAGGCCTCCGAGCCTCTTGATGGCGCTCTCCCCTGTAAGAACTGCAACACACCAGATGAAAAGCTAGATAATGTGCTCCCTGTGACTGATCTCCAGATGCCGAACAAAGACCAGAGCAACTGCAACCTCCCTAATGGCGATCGGGGCGGTGACCACCTCCCGCACACCTGTGACATTTGCCAGTGCTCTCAGCCGGGCTCGGAGAGTGACCTATCGACGCAAACCACTACCTCAGCTCAAGTGTGGCTCTCTCCTGCCGGCGAGCCACAGTCCCGGCCCGGTGATGAATGTAACCCAGGCGTGAACTCTGATCTCTGCGACGGACATGTGAAAAAACCTACCTCATACTGTTGCCCTAAACCAGAGATGGCAACCAGCACCACAGCACCTTCTACCGTGTCATCAGAGATCTTGACATATTCATCCGCCTGTGAGCACCCGGCTTGGGATTCGCCGAAGACTTTGGGCCCAAACCCTGGCCTCATCCTGCAGGCTCTGACCCTCTCCAACGCCAGCGATGGTTTTAATCTGGAGAGGTTGGAGATGCTGGGTGACTCTTTTCTGAAACATGCCATCACCACCTACCTGTTCTGCACGTATCCTGATGCCCATGAGGGCCGGCTGTCATACATGAGAAGCAAGAAG GTCAGCAACTGTAATCTCTATCGTCTGGGAAAGAAAAAAGGGCTTCCCAGTCGTATGGTGGTGTCCATTTTTGATCCCCCAGTAAACTGGCTGCCCCCAGGCTACGTCGTGAATCAGGACAAAAGCAGCACGGACAAATGGGACTCAGATGAG AATAAGGATCTGGCCAACGGAAAAGTCAGCGAAGATGAGGAGGAGGATGAAGACGTGGATGTCGAGCCATTTAAGGATGAAGTGAACGTTGAAGATGAGCTTGAATACTATTCCGAGCACATCAAGTTCATCGATACCATGCTGATGGGCTCAGGAGCCTTCGGAAAGAAAATCTCTCTCCACCCGGCCGATCCTGGGAATGAGTGGAAAGCTCCCAAGAAATCCCACAACACCCATTTTTCCCCAGAGGGTGGCCCTGATGAGTTCGACTACAGTTCCTGGGATGCCATGTGCTACCTGGACCCCAGCAAAGCGGGCGAGGAGGACGACTTCGTGGTCGGCTTCTGGAACCCCTCGGAGGAAAACTGCGGTACGGATATCGGGAAGCAGTCTATATCCTACGACCTCCACACTGAGCAGTGCATCGCCGATAAGAGCATAGCTGACTGTGTGGAAGCCCTGCTGGGCTGCTACCTCACCAGCTGCGGAGAGCGGGCGGCTCAGCTGTTCCTCTGCTCCCTCGGGCTAAAGGTTTTGCCGGGGGAGCAGCAGAGTTCCGGGCGGTCGGCTGAGCTGCAGTACGGCAGGCTTAAGATTCCTCCCCGCTGCATGTTCGAGCACCCGGATGCCGAACGCACCCTCAACCACCTAATCTCGGGCTTCAAAAACTTTGAAAAGAAGATCAACTACACGTTCAAAAACAAGGCGTATCTTCTGCAGGCCTTCACGCACGCTTCGTATCATTACAACACCATCACAG ATTGCTATCAGCGGTTGGAGTTTCTTGGTGATGCAATTTTAGACTACCTCATAACTAAGCACCTTTATGAAGACCCCCGGCAGCACTCCCCAGGCGTGCTGACCGACCTGCGTTCTGCGCTCGTCAACAACACCATATTTGCTTCCCTGGCTGTCAAGTACGATTACCACAAGTACTTCAAAGCCGTCTCACCCGAACTGTTCCACGTGATCGATGATTTTGTGCAATTTCAGCTGGAGAAAAATGAAATGCAAGGAATGGATTCGGAG